The genomic window TATATTTCCAGAATGAAGGCCCACGTTCTCAAGAATTAGCTGATGCACTTGTAACTTATTTAAATGGTAATGATTCTAAAGATAACTGTAATCGGTTCTCCGGACTTATATGGAGTAATGAGTTAGAAGAGACAGGCATGGGTTATATTGCTAATGCTTTTGAGCATGATTGGGAACAATCTGTTTTTACTGAAGTTGCTTTTAATTTAATGGGAAGAACCACTCTTGAAGCTAGTGATTTCAGAAAACTTAATATGCTGTTAACAAACATAGAGGATGTTAATGCTTCTGATTTTTACAATAGTCTTATAGCTAAAGCTGGAGATGACTCAGCTGAAGATCAAGATTTAGTACAGTCTTATTTGCGAGAAGCGGTAATCGCTGCATCTAGAGGTGTAATTAATCCTACTAATAGTATCCTTGGTATGATTCAGTCAAAGATAATACTATTTGCAGTAGGTCAGAATTTAGATGGTAATTTAGGCGTAAACAAGGGTAATCTAGAGCTGTTTGGCTTTAATGTAACAAATGAGGGAAGTTTTGTAGATGATATTATTTTTGCAGCTGAGAACTTGTATCAAGTAGCTAAAGATGAAAATAATTTAGCACTTCAGAACGAACTTGTGGACACAATACTTACAGGCTTGATAGGGTTTGATTTAGATGCTGATGCTGGGGATGCCCAATATTTTAATAACATAAAGAGAATCGCTGCTATATCAGAAGGATCTTCAGTTGCAGGATCATTATTACATGCAGTTGCTAGAGCTCCTTCAATGAGTGGATATTTAAGAGCAAATACTAACATAATGAACAACTCAGTATCCAAAGAACTTAATAGCTTAGTTGGAATAACTAGTTTTGTGGGAGTTAATGGTAAAGGTGGTTATTATATCAATTTTGTTGATTTATCTTTATCCGGGCTTAATTTAAGTGATATTTTAGATTCTGGAGGTAGTACCTATGCAGCAACTAATGCCACCTCAGCTAAAGCATTGAGGATATTGGGTGGAGACAGAAGTGGAATACAGCTTGAAATGAGTCAAGATATATCAGATTGGATTTTTACTAACACACAGAATTTATCAGGAGAAGTTGTGCCAACTCCACTAGCTGGAGCTGATGGTAAACCAAAGGTTGTGGGTGGCGATGAAGATTTAGCTAATCTTTCATTAGCATTAGAGGGACAAACAGATGCAAATGAGATAGCTACACTTTATGATGAGTATATTGCTAGTAACAATATAACTTTATCATCTGAAGCTGCTACTGCACTTCAAGAATTAAAAACAGAAACACTTTTACCGGGCAACATATTTTTGAATTCACAAATTATCATGGGGTATTTAGATTCTTTATAAATACTAAAAGTTTATTGTAATGTTTTATCGAAAAGCACCTTGAGTAATAAACCAAGGTGCTTTTTTATAACCATTAAATTCAACTTAGAATATTTTATCTCCAATTGCTTTAAAATATTCCGAAAGAAATAATTTTTTTGCTTTACAGCTTTGAGTGTCTGGAATCATAATACTTTTATTTACTAAATAGTTTTCGACTTTGCACCCTCCAGCGCAGTGCCATTTCAAAAAACAACTATGACACATAGGGGAGTTATCTACAGTTGCGTTGTTTAGTTTATCTTGATGTTCTTTATTATATTCAGTCTTGGAATTAGTGATTGAAGCAAAAAAGAATGGGTTGTCTTTTTTGTCTGGAGTTAAATATATGGCGTCAGAACAAGCGATGATTTCGCCATCAGGGCAGAGTGTGGATTGATTGCAAACGGCCCCACATCTTGCATAAGAAGGGTTTCTGGTGTGTATGTTAGGTAACAGGTCTGAATCTACCATGATTTTATTCTGGAAGGCCTCCAGGCTGATATCCGCTAATTGTATAGCAAATACTTTTAGGTCAGGAGCGGTAGTGCTGTCTTGTTTATCGAGAAGGGCTCTTCCTTCTTCTAATAATGGATTAAATTTAATGTATTTAAAGTGAAGAGTTTGTAGAAAATTGTAGATTTCTTTCATATTTTGCAGATTATATTTGGTGATTGTTACTATACAAGCGATTCCTGTTTCATGTTGTTGAGCTTTTTTAACGTTAGATACTAGCTCATTATAACTATTAGTTTTTTTATTAATAGCGGGTCTTTGAGCGTTATGTATTTCTTCTGTTCCGTCTATTGAAAAGTTAATGGTAATTTTGTTGTTAATTAGCCAGTCCATTGTTTTTGTATCGAAGACTCCGTTTGTTTGGATCATAAAAGTAGATTCTGGAAACTTTTGAGTAATAAGTTGATGTGCTCGCTTCATTTGCTTAAAGGCAACAGTAGGTTCTCCTCCATGGAATTCAATCTTTAGTCCTTTTATATTTTTTGGTACAGAGCTTAAAAAAGATTGTAACTTTTCAATACTAATGTAGTTTGAGGATTTATTAGCATCAGCGTAGCAATAAACGCAATTTAAATTGCAGGCAGTTGTAAGTAGCAGTCTAATATTGGGGTTAAATTTTGAGCAGTCCGGTTTAATAGGGTAGAGAGTATTGGAAATTTCTTTTGGTATTAGTATATTGGCCTTGATTAGTTCATCTAAATATTCTTTATTAAAAGTCAGTGGGGCAGTGTTAGTTATATAAATATTGGGGATATAGTAAGTCCTATAGATTAGAGGGGAAAATATTATATGGTAGTCGTTAATTGTGTCTATATAAAACATTTCGGGAGTAAATACGTAAGTAATATTTCGTTTGACTGCGTATTTAGCATATTTTTCAGAATTTTTATTTAGATTAAACCAAGTTATAGGTTGTGTCATATTAATAAAATTATAACACTAAGAGTGTTTATTTGTTTACTTCGACTTTGCTCAGCATAAATATTTGTTTTGATAAGAATTGAATTTTCCCATTCACTTTTCACCATTTACTTTTCACTGCGAACGATAGCGAGCTATTGTTTCTGGTTAAAGTATTTTTCGAAATCTTCTGGATTGATATTTTCAATGAAGTCTTTGAATTTTTTAGTTTCTTCTTGGTCTTTTTCAGCATTAACCATTTTTGCTTTGGACATAACTTGTTCACTGACAAAGATTGGGGCGTTCGTTCTGACTGCGATAGCTATAGCATCAGAGGGACGAGCATCGAGCCTAATTATCTCAGTGTCAGAGTCTTCTTCCCCTTCTCTTAACTCTTTGTCGGCAATTAGGTTCCCTTCTAGTAAGTCTAGGTTGATGTGGCCAGCTGGTGCGATTAAATCAATGCTGGAGTAGAAGGTGTCGTCTTTGATGTCAGAGATAACAATGCGGTCAACAGCTCCGCCTAGAATATCGATAATTCCAACTAAAAGGTCATGTGTCATAGGTCTTGGTGGTTTAAAGTCTTGAAGTTCCATCGCGATTGCTGCTGCCTCAAACATACCAATCCAGATAGGAAGGAAGTTTTTCTCTTCTGCATCTCTAAGAAGGATAATTGGCGACATGTTTCTAGGGTCGAATCCTAATCCACCCAATTGCATTTCAATCATTGGAACTCCTTTATTTAACGGTTTCTACGATTTTTTTAAAGCCTTCTGTATCAAACATAGCTATTTCAGCCATCATTTTTCTGTTTAGCTGAACATTTTTTATTTTGCAAAGATGGATGAACTTGCTGTAGGATAAGCCATTGTCTCTACAAGCTGCATTCATTCTGGCAATCCATAGACCTCTATAAACTCTCTTTTTTTCTCTTCTTCCACGAAAAGCGTTGGTTAGTGCTTGATACACTGCTTGTTTAGCAGGTCTAAATAAAGTGTGCAGTGAACCATAAAAACCTTTTGCCAGGTTTAAAATCTTTTTTCTTTTTGCTACTCGAACATTTCCTCTTTTAACTCTTACCATTATATTCTCCTTTTAAATTCTAAAATGCTTAGATTGCTAGCATTCTTTTTATTTTTTTTGTATTTGTGCTATCTAGAAGTACTAGCCCTTGTCTATTCTTTTTTCTTTTTTGAGATTCTTTTTCTAAAATATGTGAATTGTTTATTTTATAATGTCTTATTTTACCAGAACCTGTAAGTTTAAATCTTTTTTTTGCAGAACTTCTTGTTTTCATTTTTGGCATTTTTCTTCTCCTGTGAACTTTATTTCTTTTTAGGTATTAACATCATGTTTATGAATTTACCATTAATGCTAGGTTCTTGTTCTACTGTAGCTACTTCTTGTAGATCTGCAATAAATTTAAGCATTACATTCATTCCAAGCTCAGAGTGGGTTATTTCCCGTCCTTTGAACATTAATGTTATTTTTATTTTGTAACCTTTTTCAATAAATTTAATACCAGCGTTTACTCTAACTTGAAAGTCATTACCACTAATTTTAGGGCTTAACTTTAGTTCTTTAATAACGCCACCTTTGCTACTCTTTTTTGCTTTTTTTTCAAGCTTGCCTTGGCTGTAAAGGTAATGCTTATAGTCCATTATTTTACAAACAGGAGGTTCGGAACCAGGGGATACTGCTACTAGGTCAAGTTCTTGCTCTTTCGCCATCTCTAGCGCTTCACTCAGACTAATAATTTTTTGTTCTTTGGTCTCTTCGTCTATCAGTCTTACTTGAGTAGCTTGTATCTCTTTATTTCTCGGTAAATGTTTTACTATCGCGCATCCTCCTATTAAAGTACCTAAAGATTATACACTTCGGCATCTCTCAGTGCAAGCACAAGTTGAGTTTTCTGTTTATTTTTTTTCATCTGTCAATTTATGGAATAAGCTAATAATTTCATCTAAATTTAACGTAATATTTTCTTTTTCTCCATGTTTTCTACTGGAAACAGTTTTTTCTTCTGCTTCTTTTTCTCCAATAATGAAGGAGAAGGGGATCTTTTGTTTTTGAGCATCTCTAATTTTAAAACCTAATTTTTCGTTTCTTGTATCTAATTCACCTCTAAACTTTAAGGCTTTAAGCTTAGCGAAAATTTCGTTTGCAAAACTAGTGATTGGTTCTGAATCATTGATTGTAATAATCTTGAATTGAACAGGAGATAGCCAGAAGGGAAATTTGCCAGAGTAATGTTCAATTAGGATGCCAAAGAATCTTTCGAGTGAACCAAGAAGTGCTCGGTGAATCATATATGGTCTATGTTTTTGGCCGTCATGTCCAATATATGTCATATCAAAACGTTCAGGCAGATTGAAGTCAAATTGAATGGTCGAAAGTTGCCATTCTCTTTTTAAAGCATCTTTTATTTTGAAATCAATTTTAGGACCATAAAAAGCTCCGCCACCTTCATCAATCTTGTAGTCTGTGATGTTTTCCATTTCCAAGGCTTTCTTGAGTCCAGCAATAGCTGTATCCCAAAGAGATTGGTCGCCAACTGACTTGGTTGGCTTTGTGGATACGTAATAATCAATTTCTTTAAAACCTAAGGTGTTTAGTATGTGGTTAGAAAACTTAATGACTTCATGAATTTCTTTTTCCATTTGTTCTTTTGTGCAGAAAATATGAGCATCATCTTGAGTGAAGCCTCTGACGCGCATTGTACCGTGAAGAACACCAGAGCGTTCGTATCTATAGACTGTACCCAATTCTGCCCATCTAAGTGGCAAATCGCGATAAGAGCGTAATTGTGATTTATAAACCATAATGTGGAAGGGACAGTTCATGGGTTTAAGATAATACTCTTTTTCATCAATTTTCATTGGAGAGAACATGTTTTCTGCGTAGAAACCAAGGTGTCCGGAGGTTTCCCATAGCCAGCTTTGTCCAATATGTGGGGTATATAAAAGTTCATATCCATTGTCAAAATGTTCATCTTTCCAATAGGATTCTAAAATATGTCTAAGTCTAGCACCTTTAGGATGCCAGTAGATAAGTCCTGGTCCTGTTTCTTCTTGGATACTAAATAAATCTAGTTCTTTTCCAAGTTTTCTATGATCTCTCTTTTCAGCTTCTTCAATTTGAAATAAATGTTGTTTTAATTGATCTTTGTTTGCAAAAGCTGTGCCATATATTCTTTGGAGCATTGGCCTCTTTTCATCGCCACGCCAATAAGCGCCTGCAATTTTCATTAGTTTAAAGGCTTGTAGTCGCCCAGTGCTTTCTAAATGTGGACCTTTGCAAAGGTCTTCGAAATCGCCTTGTGTGTAGTAGGTGATTTCTTCGTTGTCTGGTAGCTCTGTAATTAGTTCTTTTTTGTAAATTTGGTTATCAGTGGATGCTTTAGCGAGAGCTTCTTCCTTTGTGAGAGTATGTTTTGTAATAGAAAGATTAGACTTAACGATTTTTTTCATTTCTTCTTCAATTTTAGGAAGGTCATCTTCTGAGATAGGGGCAGGAAACTCAAAATCGTAATAGAAGCCGTTATCTATAGCTGGACCTATACCAAGTTTAATTCCTGGATAAAGCTTGGTTACTGCTTGTGCAAGGATATGTGAGGCTGTGTGTCTTAGTGTTTCTATGTCGCTCATTTTAATTCAAGTTAACAACTATACCATAAGGGAATACGTCGTCAATAGTATTTCCTTCGTCATCCAAAAATAATTGGATTGGTATTTCTTTTTGTACTGGAGAGGTATGAATGAGCATTGCTTCATCATGGAATAAAAACCCTGGATTAGGAGGTGTTTTACTAGTGATAAGTTTTGGTAACATTTTACTTTTTGTTTTGTCAGAAGAGCCAATTCTTTTGCCAGAAAGATTATCTCCGACCTTTTTAAGTAATGACTCAATTGTTGTTTTATCTTTAAGAAATATCTGAATGTCATGGTCTTTTTTAATTAATTTGAATTTATATAAGATAGATTCTTTAATTCTCACAAAAAGGTTTCTTTTTTTAGAAAGTTTTTTAGATTTCAAAATTGTACGTCGATATTTCTTTAGTATTTCACTTTTGTGCATAGTGGTAACAAGAATTTCTTTGGATATGTCCTCAAATTGCTTGCTTATTTTGGTAAATAAATCTTCTAGAGCAGATTCAGGTGAGGTTCCAATTCCTTTGGTGCCAACGAAATGAGTAGTCGTAACCTCATATTGATTGCTAGTTATTTCAGTTAAATGAAAGCGAATATCTGGTTCTTTATCTTGTATATTTTCCATGGTTAAATCCTAGCATTTATTATGGGCAGTGTCTATTAAAAGAGAGTGCACTTTTGCAGAAGAAATATTTTATTTTTTTGTTTTGTCGCTGTTCGTACTATTTGAAGAGAAGAAGTGCTTCGTTTCTAGTTTTTGGATCAGTATCAAATACTCCTCTGACAGCAGATGTAACCATTGTTGTGCCTGGTTTTTGAACGCCTCTCATGCTCATGCATAAGTGTTCTGCTTCGATATAAACCATGACACCCTGAGGGTCTAATTCTTCCATGATAAAGGTGGCGATTTGGGTGGTAAGTCGTTCTTGCAGTTGGAGTCTCTTGGCAAAAGTGTCAGTTATTCTAGCTAGTTTACTGATGCCTGATATTTTTTTATTAGGAATATAAGCAATGCTGACTTTCCCAAAGAAAGGCAACATATGATGTTCACACATAGAGTAAAAAGTGATATTTTTTGCGATAACCATTTCTTGGTGGTTTTCGTCATAAAAAAGTTTAATATTTTCTTTTGGGTCTTGTGAAATTCCAGAGAAAACTTCTCCATACATTTTGGCTATTCTTTGTGGGGTTTCTTTTAATCCTTCTCTGTTTGGATCTTCGCCAATTGCTTCGAGAATTGATTTAACTGCTTTTTCTATCTTTTTAGTATTAATTTTCATTATAAACTCCTTAAGGTATTGTAAATAAAATATTCGCTTGCTACAAGCTGATTATTTTTTTACAACATAAGTTTTACATAAAATGTCGTGTAAAGTTAAGCGCTTTTCGTTAAAGAGAGCATAGATAAACCCAACATAAAAAATTGAGCTTAGTAGCTTTCCTATGGTTTCTCGGTAAAACATACGAAAAAAACTAGCTGGTTTGTGATCTATCGCAGACATAACTTGAATATTCATAATAAATTTTCCTGGACTAGAACTTTTTGCATAAAACAAACAAAGAACGCTTAAGAAAGTGAGCAAAATCAGGAGATAGTTTAGAGTGGCTGTTTTTGCTAAAGGTGCACTTAAGGTGGTTACAGAGAAAGTTAGCATCCAGGTGATTAAGAAGGCTGCAATTCTTTGAGGTAGTGTGGCTTTTTCTTGATTCATGTTTTTATTATAACGGGGAATAGGGGAAAAGTTGAATTGTTTATTTGTTTATTTGTTGAATTGTGAAAGTTTTGGTGTAAAACAATAGTCATTCCCGTGTAGGCGGGAATGACAAAGGAAAGCGGGAATTCAATATACTGTTTTTCTCTATAGATAATTGCTAGTTGTCGTAATAGAATTAAGGCAATGATTATAAAACTGTTGCTTGGTCTTACTAAGTTTATTGTGAGTAATGATTCTCCAAAGAAAATGGGGTGGGCGATTGCTGTTGCTCTTTTATTTTCTTTAATGCCTGGGTTTAATTTAATTCATTTATCATTATTTGTTCTCATTTTATTAGTACAAGTACATTTGCCTAGTTTTTTTCTGTTTTCTATTCTTTTTAAGCTTTTCAATAATTCCACCTTGATGTTAGTTCATTATTTGGGATACTTTTTGTTAAAGGCTGAAGTTTTAAAAGATGTGTGGGTGTTTTTATATAATTTACCAATAGTTCCGTTTACTAAGTTTTATAACACTTCTGTTTTGGGAGGGTTACTAGTTGGTATTCTTCTTTTATACCCAGTTCAGTTTGTGGCAGTTAAGGCAATATTATTTTATAGGAAAAAATATCAACCAAAAATTAATAAATATTTGGAAAAATCTAAGATAATTAAAGTTTTGAAAACATCAAAGATTTATAAATTGTATCTGCAATATGCTGAAATAAGGAAAATATTCTGATGATTAGGAAAAAGTATTTTATTCCTTTTTTAGTAGTCCTTTTATTCTTATTAGCTTTTAGGTTTTTCTTTTTAGATTATTTATTGAAAGTAACTATCGAGAAATCTTTTTCCTCTATTCCAAAGCTAACTTTTCAGGTAGGGAAACTTAAGTTATATATTTTAAAAGGTGACTTGTTGTTAACTGATGTAGCAATGTTTATGGAGAATTCAGAAGAGGCAATTGTTTTGGATAAGGTATTGATTGACATAAATACCCCTCAATTATTAAGAGGGAAATTTGTAATACGAGATATGGAGCTTTTGGGAGTACAAGTAGTTCCTAAGAAACTAGTATATTGGGAAAAGAAAAAGAAGAAAAAAGACAGTTTGGTGAAAAAAGAGGCTTTGAAATTGGCTAGCAAATCGGTATCTTATTATTCAATTGATAATCTTAGTGAACGTTTTGAAATAAACAAATTGTTAGATGTCAGTAAAGCAAATTTTATGAAGGTGCTCAATCAAGAGATTGATGAAGTTAGAGCTTCTTATGATGCAATGCAGAAGGTTCTGGCATCCGGAGAGCTCGATAAGCGTTTAGGCGAGCTAGAGCAAGCCATTAAAAGGTTGGAGAAAAATAAGCCAACAGATTTGTTAAAGTTGCCACAATATTTGCAAGAAATTTCTTCTTTAAACAAAGAATATGAACAGGTTAAAAAAGCATATGAAGCTAAATCAGAGGCGATAAAGAGTTTTCAAAAAAAACTAGATTTTGCTAAAAAAAATGTTGAAAATGCTGGTAAGTTAGATTTGGATTTAATTAATAGTAAATTCAAATTTGCAGAAAACAAAAAGCAATCATTAGCTTCTGACTTTATCGGAAGCAAAGCCCTTGGTTATATTGATTTAGCCAATAAAGGCGTGGAAGCATTAAAAACTCTGAAAAAGGGTATGGGGTTTAAACAGAAGAAGAACTCTTTTAAGGGCATAGACATTACGTTTCCAATCAAAGATAGTTATCCGATTTTTTATATAAACAATTTGAAGATAGAGGGCAAGGATAAGCAGGGGAACCAATTTAAGGGTACCGGCCAGGATATTACTCACAAACAAAATGTTCGGAAATTGCCATCAAGGTTGGAGTTTTCTCAAAATTTAGGTTCAGTAGTTTCTTTTCTTGGGATAACCGTTGATCTTCGAGAGGATATTAAAGTTTTAGCAAACGGATTCACGCGAAATAAAAAGCTGAGTAGCAGTTATTGGGATATTAAGAATATTCCATTGCAAATAACCGAGGGGCTTTATGATGTAGATTTTGTTGTAGGTTATAAGTCAGAAAAGCTGTTTGCCAATATTAAAATGAAAACAAACAAGCTAAAAATTCAAACAGAGCCAGCCGTAATGAGTAAACCTATGGTTGAGAGATATCTATTTGAAAGTCTTGGCAAGTTATCAAAGTTTTCATTTACTATCAATTTAGATGGAGATAAGTTGTCCGTGGATTCTAACCTTGATGAGTATATTGCGTCGGCGTCTCAGGCACTTGTTAATAAAGAGATAGAAAAGGTAAAACAAAACTTTACCAATGAGTGGCAAAGTTTTGTTAAAGAGCAAGAAGAGGCTTTTAAGAAAGAGGTTAGTAAGTTAGTTATTTAAGGAAGAAGTATTTCTTAGTCTTTTGTAATTTTATTAGGATTTTTTATGCTAGGGATTAGCTCTAATATTTCTTTAGTATTTAACTGTGTTGTTTATTCACTTGCTTTGTTTTTATAATAATAATCGTATACTTCGTTAATATATTTTAATAAATCTGGGTTGTTCTCGTTAAGAACAGGTTCTATGGGTAAAAAATTTATTAAATTATTTGTTTTATTTTGTGCAATTACTAGAGAATTAAACCCACCATGATATATTCCAATTGCGAATTTTAAAGTATCTTCAGGTGAGCGACCATCTTTAATCCTTTCATTAATTTTTATTGCAAGATAAGCAAGAATGATAAATTCTTCAGCTTTTTGATTTCCTATAACATTGCTGTAACTTTTTGGAATTTTACCATCGAAGATATCATTAATTTTTAGAAAAGATTCCAATTCGTTTTCAAATTTCTTTTTTACATCATTATAGGCATCCTGAGAGAGTTGTCCTCTTCCTATGGTTTTTCCATCAATATTAATTTTTTCTAAAAAACTTTTTCTTTTATTTTCCGCATTAATTATGCCTGTAACTAGTGAATAATCTAATAGTTGTTTTGTGGTGAGTTCTAGCTTTTTGGATGTTAAAAGTATTTGGAGGTTTTCTGTATTGTTAATTATAATATCAATTTCTTGTATGGTTATGTTTGCCTTGTTATATATTATATTTTCAAGAAACTTTATTCCTTCATTCGAAACAGTTTTATGTTTAATAGCTTTAGCTATCTCATTTGTATCTAATTTGCCATTATTTGAAGTATCGATTTCATTAAAGTTGCTTCTTACATTTCTTAGTCCTGATAAATATTCTCCACTCATTTCCGTTCTCCTTTAATTTTTAAATTTCCTCAAAATCATTGTTTTGGATTACTTTGTTGAAGCATTCCATAAAATTTATCGTATCGTTTTTGATATTGTTGCAGTAAAAATAACTTGGTAGGTTAACTGGAAGCAAAATAATATCATTTGCTCTTGGTTCTGACTTGATATTACTTATTTTTTTAATGTATTTTTCGGTTTTATCCAGGTCTATAATTTCATTTTCATAGTAGTTGTTGAGAATTTCTCTTAAGTTATCTGTTTCTTTGAAAGGATATTTTACGAAAGAAGGGTCTTCCCCAGTTAAATACTTAGGAAGGTTGGGTAGCTGAATTACATCACCCCTGTATAATTCTGAGGATAATACTAAGTTGAATTGTTCTAGGAAGAGGACAACGTCTTTGATTCTTTTAACGTCTCCATAATTAGCCTTAATTATTGATTCTAATGATTCTTGGTCTTTTGTAACGGTATAGTTTCTTTTCCTGACAATACTCAACAAATTTACCACCTGCTTTCTTTTTATCTACTTTTCATATGCCCGCAGATTCGCTTTTTTAAACATTTTATTTTGCCTCATCCGGCGTAAGCTAGAAAAAACTCCTAATTAATTATATTGTCGTCACCTTCTACTAGCAGAGAAGGGGTTTAAGCTTTAGGCTTTCAGCTTTTAGCTTTTAGCTTTATAATAAACTTATGCAAGTAAAAATTTTTGATACAACATTGCGAGATGGAGAACAAGGCGAAGGAATTTCCTTTACTGTTTCTGATAAAATTAAAATAGCTAAACTGCTGGATGACATAGGCGTGCACTATATTGAAGGTGGCTGGCCTGGTTCTAATCCTAAAGCTGTAGATTTTTTTGATGCTATGTGTGAAGTTAAGCTTAAGAGAGCAAAGGTTGTTGCTTTTGGTAGCACAAAACGTCATGGAGTTTTAGCTTCAGAGGATGCTAATTTAAAGGCAATAGTTAGCTCTGGGGTTCGTGTTGCTTGTATCTTTGGAAAAACTTGGGATTTTCATGTTACGCATGCGCTTAAAATAAGCTTGGAGGAAAACTTAACGCTTATCACTGACTCTATAAGATTTCTTAAGGAAAAGATGGATGAAGTTTTTTTTGATGCCGAGCATTTCTTTGATGGCTACAAGAAGAATCCTGAATATGCCATTAAGTGTTTGCAAGCTGCTGAAGCTGGAGGCGTTGATGTGTTGGTTCTGGCTGATACTAATGGAGGAACTTTAACGCATGAGGTAGAAGAAATAATGAATGTGGTAAAAAACAAAGTAAAAGTGCCACTTGGAATTCATGCGCATAATGATTCTGAATTAGCTGTTGCGAATTCTTTGACAGCTGTTCATTGTGGTGCAGTTCAAGTTCAAGGAACAATCAATGGTTATGGTGAGAGAGCCGGAAATGCTAATTTATGCTCAATAATACCTGCACTTAAATTAAAAATGAAAATAGCCTGCATCTCTGACGAAGAGTTAGCGACCTTAACAAAAGTATCTAGGCATATAAGCGAAATTGCTAATTTACCGCACAATAACCATTTTGCTTATGTTGGGAAAAGCGCTTTCGCACACAAAGGCGGAATCCATGTGAGTGCCATAAATAAGTACTCAGAAACCTATGAACATATAAAACCAGAGCTTGTAGGGAATAAGCAAAGGGTTTTGATTTCCGAACTTTCTGGAGTAAGTAATTTAAAGTATAAAGCTGAAAAGATAGGAATAAATTTGGATGGTACAGAGCAAGCTGTTAAAGATTTATTAAAAGATATCAAGGAGTTAGAAAAAATCGGTTATCAATTT from Candidatus Margulisiibacteriota bacterium includes these protein-coding regions:
- the cimA gene encoding citramalate synthase; translated protein: MQVKIFDTTLRDGEQGEGISFTVSDKIKIAKLLDDIGVHYIEGGWPGSNPKAVDFFDAMCEVKLKRAKVVAFGSTKRHGVLASEDANLKAIVSSGVRVACIFGKTWDFHVTHALKISLEENLTLITDSIRFLKEKMDEVFFDAEHFFDGYKKNPEYAIKCLQAAEAGGVDVLVLADTNGGTLTHEVEEIMNVVKNKVKVPLGIHAHNDSELAVANSLTAVHCGAVQVQGTINGYGERAGNANLCSIIPALKLKMKIACISDEELATLTKVSRHISEIANLPHNNHFAYVGKSAFAHKGGIHVSAINKYSETYEHIKPELVGNKQRVLISELSGVSNLKYKAEKIGINLDGTEQAVKDLLKDIKELEKIGYQFEEGEATFELMLKRATGQHTSFFELVSLRVINDRFGEDDYHLVEATVKLKVNGKVIHTAGEGSGPVGALDHALRKAIEGSFPEIKTMRLVDYRVRVLNSTDGTDAKVRVVIASQDDNETWGTVGVSANIIEASWFALVDSIEYKLLKERQK